The Desulfobacterales bacterium genomic interval CCGGAAGACGGCATGAGCGCCGATCAGCTGGCAGAGGCGTTTGGAACCGTGCCGTCAATACCCAAAGAACAGATGCCCGATACCCGCAGCATTCTTCAGATTCTGAACCAGATGGCCGAGATCGGCTTGATCCGTAAAGGCATGATGCTATCGGCTTATGTGCGGATGAAAGGCGGAAACAACGCGAAAAAGGTTCTTAACAGAGTCTGCGAAATCGATCAGGCCATGCTGGGTGTTCTTCAGGAAGCGCATCCCGTGGAGACCGTCGGCGAATGGGTGGATCTGAACCTGCGGTGGCTGAACCAGCGCCTGCTGGACAAGGGATTTTCGGATGCAAATCCTGAAGTCCTGAAGCGGCTTCTGGACAGTCTCAGCCGCGATGGCAGGGGATTTGCGGGTCGCCGGGGCAGTATCCGTCTCCAGCATATCAACCAGAGTTATTACCGGGTCCGATTTAATCGCGCCTGGGCTGCAATCGCTGAAATTGCAAACCGGCGGCGAAACCTGGCCTATGTGATTCTGGATGCGTTGTATGGTTTTATGGATGAAAAACGGCGGGCATCGGGCGAGATTTTCGTGGAGTTTTCCGTCAATGACCTTTCCGATGCCATCCGACGGGATATGACCCTGCAGGTTCAGCCGGATAAAATGCTGGCAGCCATAGACCGGGGCCTGCTGTTTCTTCATGACCATAAGGTGATCATCCTTCAAAAAGGTCTGGCAGTATTCCGTCAGGCCATGACCATCCGTATTGTGCCGGAATCAACATCGAGGCGGTACACCAAAGGGGATTTTGAGCCGGTGGCGCACCACAACAAACAGCGGGTGCTTCAGGTTCATGTGATGAATGAATATGCCCGTCTGGGGATTGAAAAAATCCGGCAGGCCCTTGCCCTGGTGCTGGGCTATTTTACCATGGACCATAAGAGTTTTATCCGCAGATTTTTCAAAGGGCGGGAAAATCTGCTGGAGATGGCCACCAGTGAAGAATCCTATCAGCGCGTTGTCGAGACCCTTAAAAATCCGGTTCAGGAAGCGGTGGTGGCCGGAAGGGCCGACAGGAACACGTTGATTCTGGCCGGACCCGGGTCCGGGAAAACCCGTGTGGTCATTCACCGGTGCGCATACCTGCTCCGGGTGGAGCGTGTTCCGGGAAAAAGCATTTTGATGCTGTGCTTTAACCACGCTACCGCCCTGAACCTTCGAAAACGCCTGTGGGAACTGGTGGGAACCGATGCCGCCGGTGTCACCATTTTAACGTATCATGGCCTTGCCATGCGTCTGACCGGACGCTGCTTTTCAACGGAACTTGAAAGCGGAAAACCGGAAAACGCCGGCCTGGGACAGCGGCTGGATGATATTCTTCAGGAGGCGATACAGCTGCTTTCCGGGCACAAGGAAATTCCGGGGCTGGAACCGGACGAGATCCGGGAGCGCCTGCTGTCCGGTTATCAGCACATTCTGGTGGATGAATACCAGGATATTGACGAGCGGCAATATCAGCTGATTTCCGCACTTGCCGGCCGCAGCATCAAGGAGACGGAGGCAAAGCTCTGCATCCTGGCTGTGGGGGATGATGATCAGAGCATCTACGGATTCCGCAACGCCAATGTGGCGTTTATTCGAAAATTCAGGGAAGATTATCATGCCGATGTCCATTATCTGGTCGAAAATTACCGCTCCACCCATCACATCATCCAGGCGGCCAACAGTCTGATTTCCCATAACCGGGGCCGGATGAAAACCGGCCATTCCATCTGCATCAACCGGTTCAGAAAGCACCAGCCTTCCGGGGGCACCTGGGAGGTCAGGGACCCGGTATCAAAGGGAAAGGTCCAGATTCTTACCGTGGCCGATTGCGCGGCGCAGGCCGGGGCGGTTGTGCAGGAAATTCGGAGACTTCAGGGCCTGTACCCGGAAATTTCCCTGGATGATATCGCGGTGCTGGCCAGAAACGGCATGAACCATCCGGAGCTGTCTTCTGTCCGATCCGCACTTGAATGTCAACGCCTGCCCTTCAGTTATGCGCTGGACCGGGAGGTGTCATTTTCGGTATCCCGGATTCGTGAAGTCCATGCGGCCGTCCAGGTGTTCTCGGTTATGAAGCACATGTCCATGGCGGCATCGGATCTTATCGATGCAGCATCCACCCATGGCGGTCTGCATTCGAATCCATGGCAGGAGACGGTGTGCCGCCTGCTGGAGGCGTGGCAGCAGGAGACGGGAAACGCACCGGTAACCGTCCAATGCGCGATCGATTTCATGATGGAGGCGGTGGCTGAACAGCGGCGGGAACAGAGAATCGGTCATGGCATTTACCTCAGTACGGCTCACGGCGTGAAAGGTCTTGAATTTTCGCATGTGTTCATTCTGGACGGCGCATGGCGAAATCCGCCGGATGCCGAGAGCCTCGAAGAAGAACGCCGCCTGTATTATGTGTCCATGACGCGGGCGCAAAACATGCTGACGGTATTCCGGCGAAGGGATTGGCACAATCCGCATGCCGGCCTGATCGACCCGGAGCATGTCGTTGAACGCATCGTGGACATCGCTTCCGATCCATCGCCGGAGTCCTTCAGCCGGCGATATGCCGTGTTGGGAATGAAACACCTGTTTCTGGATTATGCCGGGCGAAAGCGCCCCGAAGATCCGGTCCATGAAGCGCTCCGCCGGCTGAATACGGGAGATATCCTGCTTATGCAAAAAAACAATGAGCAGGTGCTGCTGGCCACGGCAGCGGGTGTTGCGGTAGCCCGGCTGTCAAAGGTTGCGGCAGAACTCTGGAAAGATCAGCTGGGCCTGATTGAGCAGGTTGCCGTGATCGGAATTGTGCGGCGGCGCGTGGAAGATACTCAGCCCGAATTCCGTCCGATGATCCGAAACCCTGTATGGGAGATTCCTCTGGTCGAAATCCGTTACCGAAGTAAACCTGTTTAAAATCGAATCGGATCCGGGGCTCAGTAAGAATAGGGCGGGACTGAGCCCGCGACACCGTGGCCGAAATTATGATCAAGCCCGCCAGCGATAATGCCGGATACAAAGTGCCATCGTGTATCTCATTGAATTCAATAAACTTTGCGTGAATTTTTAAAATTATATTTGCATTAACGGATCGTTTTTTATATTATTAGTCAATAAGAAAATTCATCAGTATCCATTCCTGCTTCCATTTGCATCATTTTCGGATGATGTTTATTTGTGATTCTCACTATTAGCCATCCATCAGTATAGTTTAGGGCCATTCAAGTTCAGGGTTCGGTTGTTGATCGTTTAAAACGGAGTATTTCGGGATTAATCGGATCTGACGCTTCAGCGAAAAAAATATGGTCGGTGCATGACCTCTGTTTGCGGGTTTTTTCTGATTGCTTGAATTTGATTCGGTCGTTTCCGGGGTTACAAATCAGCTGCCAGAGTGGTGTCTGCTTTTTGACCTGTGCAATCAGGCGCCGGCTTTTCAGTAAACGTTCCGGGTAAATTCGTCAGGTAAACGAGCCGCGATGTTGATTGGTAAGGGCCGCGGTTGAGGAAGTGTAATTTGCGAACGCGTCAATATGGAAGAAAACAGAAAGGAGCCTACATCATGTCACAGAAAAAGGAAAGGATGACAACGGCATTCGGCATCCCGGTCGGCGATGATCAGAACAGCCTGACGGCGGGTGAACGTGGGCCGGTTTTAATGCAGGATGTTCACCTGCTTGAAAAACTTTCCCACTTTGACCGGGAACGAATTCCGGAACGGGTGGTTCATGCAAAGGGGGCGGGGGCCGGTGGTTTTTTCGAGGTCACGGCAGATGTGAGCCGGTACACCCGGGCGAAATTCCTTTCGCAGATCGGAAAGCGGACCGAGGTTATTGCGCGGTTTTCCACCGTCGGCGGTGAAAGGGGATCGGCGGATTCTGCACGGGACCCTCGCGGATTTGCGTTAAAATTTTACACGGAAGAGGGGAATTATGATCTGGTAGGGAACAATACCCCGATTTTTTTCATCCGTGATCCCCTCAAATTTCCTGATTTTATTCACACCCAGAAACGTCATCCGGCCTCCAACCTTCCGGACCCGGACATGTTCTGGGATTTTCTGTCCCTGACGCCTGAATCCATCCATCAGGTGACGATTCTGTTCTCCGACCGGGGCACCCCGGCAACGTTTCGTCATATGAACGGTTACGGCAGCCATACGTTTAAATGGTACAATGACAAAGGTGAATATTTCTGGGTAAAGTATCATTTGAAGACCGATCAGGGCATTATGAATCTGACCCGGGAAGAATCTTCGAAAATTGCCGGCGAGGACCTGAACCATGCCACCCGGGATTTATACGAAGCCATCGGAAAAAAAGACTATCCGTCCTGGACGCTTGAAATGCAGATCATGAAGCCGGAAGATGCAAAAAAATATCGCTTTGACATATTTGATCTGACCAAGGTCTGGCCGCATGCGGATTGTCCGCCGATCAAGGTGGGAAAACTGGTACTCGACCGCAATCCGGTCAATTATTTTGCCGAGGTGGAGCAGGCGGCCTTTTCTCCGGCCAATCTGGTTCCGGGTATCGGCGTTTCTCCGGATAAAATGCTCCAGGCACGGCTGCTTTCCTATCATGACACCCATGTACACCGCCTGGGTCCCAATTATCATCTGCTTCCGGTCAATTCACCGAAGGCGGCAGCCGAGAACAGCTACCAGAGAGACGGTTTCATGCGTGTGGATGCGAATGGCGCAGACAGGCCCAATTACTGGCCGAACAGTTTCGGAGGACCTGAACCGGATAAAAGTGTTCTGGAACCGGCATTTGAAGCCTCGGGAATGGCCGGGCATTATCCGTTTACGCATCCGAACAGCGATTTTCTCCAGCCTGGAAACCTGTTTCGACATGCGTTGTCCAACATGGATCGGGAGCATCTGGTCGGGAATATAGTCGCTCACCTGGGCGGGGCACGTAAGCGCATCCAGCTGCGTCAGTGTGCGTTGTTTTTCAAAGCGGATCCGGAATACGGGTTGCGGGTGGCTGAAGGGCTGGCCTTAAAATCCAATGAAGTCAAGCAGCTGGCGGAAATATCCACTGAAGAGCGAAATAAAGCCACCTCTCAGCAGGTATGGGGTGATTAAATGACAGGGGATCGGTTTTCAGCTGCCGCGGACCAGCTCCACAACGGTAATTTCCGGTGGAGCAAGTATCCGCATGGGCGGTCCCCATGTGCCGGTGCCCCGGCTGGTATAAAGATGCGCTCCGTTTGCCAGTTCATAGTGCCCACCGATCATGGGGAATAAAAGGGCGACCAGATAATTGAACGGAAATATCTGACCCTTGTGGGTATGGCCGGACAGCTGAAGGTCGAACCGCCCCTCTGAGCCGGGGCTGACAAGGGGCCGGTGCTTGAGAAGCAGGGTAAACTGCCCGTTTCCGTATACCGAATCCAGCAGCTTGTCTTCAGAAATGGAACCGGCTATGGAATGATCATCGACCCCCACAATGTTAAGTCCGGGATCGGTTGATATGGCGCGGTCGCGAAGAAGGATAAATCCTGATTTTTTCAGGAACCTCTCCGACCGGGCCAGTCCCGCGTAAAATTCATGGTTTCCGGTCACGGCGTATTTGCCGTAAGGCGCATCGAGTTCCCGGAGCAGGTCGGAAAGTCCGTTAATATGGTCCAGGCGGCCGTCCACCAGATCCCCCGTGCAGACGATCAGATCTGGTCTGGTGGATTTGACGGCATCGGTGATGGCGTTCAGTCGTTTGGATTGCGTCATGAGTCCCAGATGGATATCCGAAATCTGGACAATGCGAAACCGGTCTACATTCGGGGGAAATTTTTTCGTTTCGATCCGGATGGTTTCAATTTTCAATTCGCGGGCCTCAAATACGCCATATCCGCAGAGCATGACAACCAGTACGATCAATCCCAGCACGGCAGGCTTTCCGGAAGACAGGGGCAGACCGATGGGGGTAACGGCACTGACAGCCCATGCCAGAAGGTCATAGGCCATCGTCAGAATAATTCCCGTAAAGGCCAGGAAGATAAACCCCATCCAGTAATAGCCGATGATGCCAACCGCACGACCCGTCAGGTTAAAGCCGAAACGTTCAAACATCCGTGACAGGACAGGTGCCAGGATCATGAAAATGAGAAACACCGTGAACGGAAACCGCCAATAACCGGATGCCGGAATCAGCGGGCGGACCCGGAAGAAGAACAGTGCGTGCATGGCACTGTATATGGAAAGGAAAACAGCCAGAAATAAGGACATGAAAAGATCTGCTCCGTAGGGGATGAAATTGGTTGATTTGTGTCGACGCCGGTTTGTTGCCAGAGATATTTTTATCATTTTTACCATGAAGAATACAACTGTAAACTCAACAGGATATTGAATCGGTTCAATTTTAAAATGGACAATATTTTTAGCGCTCTTTGTCAATGCAAATACCTTTGGATTTGTTCGAAATATAGTGGTATATGGCGAAAAATTCGAATTTATATATGATGGTTTTCTGCATTCAACAAAGCAAGCAAACAAATCTTTTTCAGGTGTTGACAGATGGACAGGGCTTTGAACATAAAAAAGTTTTTCATTATTTGTATCCTCCTGCCCCTGGCCGGTGCCGTGGATTGTTTCGTATCCAGTGTATGCCCGGCCACCCGTTTTTTCCCTCAGGCCCTGTCCCAACAAACAGGCGGTCCGCGGGATCAGTTTAAATCAGGGCAAAGGCAGCTATACGAAAAAGACAGACATAACCTCAAGCTGGTGGGAACAGTTATCGGTGAGGGGATAGACTCGTTTGCCATTTTAATCGATCCTGACACGGGCCGACAGCTTTTCTTTCATATAGGTGATTCCATTAAAGGCGCTGTTATCAGGAATATTTTGAGAGGGAAAATTATTCTGTCCATTGACGGGAAAGAGGAAGTGTTGATGGTGAAAAGCAAGTCTGATCATGACGTCGTTATTCAATCTGATGACGATGAAAGAAAAGATGTCACGGAAAGTGAAACCGGGGTCCGGACCGAACAGATAAAACCCGATATCGAAGAGGATATCCGGATCGAACCGGGGGAAAAGCAGGATGATGATGCCGGACAGGGAAAAGATCAGAGTGATGAAAATGAAGCTTCGCCCGAACGGGAAGGGCAGGGGACAGAAAATACCGGTGCGCCGGATTCGGAAAACTTGGATGCGGATAAAAACAGCCGCGCGGATCAAGCCGATCCGGATAGTGAAAATGCAGTAGAATCCGATCAGTAAGCTTAATGGATGTACTTATATCGCTTGATTTTCTGGGTCGGTGTTTTTTCAAACGGCTGCATTTCGTGCAGAACCTGGGTCAATCGGGAAAATTTATTCACCTTCTCGTTGACATGGGTTTTGATTTCCCGCAATCTATCGTTGATAGATTGCTGCATTTCAGATTGAAACTGAACCGCACTGTGTTTTAATTCGCTGAATTCAGCCTCGAGTTTTTCCTGATTGAGGTGAACTCGGGCCACCAGTTTTCCTTTTAGTTCATAAACTACCGATTCAATGACAAAATCGTGATTATTGATGATTGATTCGATTTCCTCCGGATAGATATTTTCTCCGCAGGGGCCTAAAATCATGTTTTTCAGACGCCCTTTGATAAAAAGGTAGTTGTCCTTGTCCAGCATGCCCAGATCGCCGGTTTTAAACCATCCGTCCTCGGTGAACACTTCTTTTGTCCGAATGGGGTCTTTATAATAACCTTTCATGACATTGTCGCCCCGGACCAGTATCTGGCCTTCTCCGGTCGAGGGAGCCGGATTGTCAATTTTGAGTTCCTGGTCGACGATCGAAGGTCCGGTGGACTGGAATTTTGTTTTTTTTGCGTTTGAGCCGGCAACCAGCGGTGATGTTTCGGATATTCCATAGCCGATGGCATAAGGAAATTTTCCCTCTCTCAAAAACCGTTCCGTAATCGGGTCCAGTTTGGCACCGCCGATTCCGAAAAATTTCAGTTGTCCTCCGAATGTTTCCATCAGCTTTCTGGATGCAGCACGGTGCAGAAATTTGCGGAACACACTGATTCGGTACAGGACCCGCATGAATTTGTTTTTGTTGAATTCAGGCAGTATTTTGGTCTTGAATATTTTTTCCATAACAATTGGAACCGTCAGCATCAGCGTCGGCTGGACCTTTTTTAATGCGGGCATCAGTACATTGGGTGCAGGAATTTTGTCCAGATAATATACGGATGCTCCCTGCATGACAGGAAGGATAAGGCCTATCGTGCATTCATAGGTGTGGGACAGTGGAAGCACGGAAAGAAACCTGTCACCCTGATTAATCTTCTGGATGTGGGTACAGGCGATGACGTTGGAGACGATGTTTTTATGGCTGAGCATGACCCCCTTGGGTTGTCCGGTCGTCCCTGAGGTATAGATAATGGCGGCCAGATCATCCTCGTCGATCTCGGTGCTGTCCAGGGCGTCTGATGAAATGTCGTTTTTGCTCAGAATATCTGACAGATTGGTTTTTTCAGGTAAATGGCCGCAGGAAAACCCGGAAGCTCCGGGTAGCAGGCTCCAGTCATTGATAATTATGATGGAAGAAAGCGTATCGATGATAACCCCTTCCATTTTTTTACACAAGCGTTCGGAGATTAAAACGATTTTTGCCTCGGAATGCTCAATGATAGATGTGACCTCGTTGGGATGAAAATCCGGCAGGATCGGCACAATGACCGCTCCCATCGTTGTAACGGCAAAATAGGCGATTGCCCAGTTGGGTGAATTTTCACTGTAAAGCGCAATTTTATCTCCCTTGTGAATTCCCCGGGTGCGGAGAAATAATGACAGCTTTCCGACTAAGTCATGAAACTCGCAATAGGTGATAGGTGACTGCCCGACAAAGCTCAACGCCGGTCGGGTGGCATACAGCGTTTTTGATTTCTGAAGGAGTCTGTCCAGAGTTCGTTTCATCGATACAACCTTACATTCTATACATTAAGACATAAAAAAATTGGCACCCAATGGCTTTCCACTATACGGATCATAAGTCAAGTTTATGCACGGGTGCCCGAACGAAAAACGTTTTGGATTATGAAAAACAATTGTTATCCTGTATCAATATCATATTATTTATTCAAGCAATTTCTGGAAGCCGTATGAGTAAATTGACTGGCGATGTGTCCGGGACGCCTTTTTTTTGAAGTGAGGGTATGTTTTTTTGATAACTATTTGTTTTTTGGGCTTGATCATAACTGCGGCCATAACGTCGTGAGGACCGTTCCGGCCGTTCCCGGCTTCTCCAGCACGATACGGGGGGGATGTTACATGGGCAGGGGAGCTTTTTCCGTTCGATTCCGTCCGCTCTGCTTGGCCGTATAAAGTGCTTTGTCGACTCGAATGAGCATGCTGTCTTCGTTATCTTCGGGGATATACTGCGCAACCCCGAGGCTGATGGTTACCGGAATCTCTGTGCCTTTATAAAGAGCCGGTGCGTTGCTGACCGCTTTACGAATTTTTTCTGCCATATTGAATGCGTTATCCAGGTTGCATCCTTTCAGAAGAATTAAAAATTCTTCCCCGCCCCACCTGCAAATTACGTCAGAAGCCCGCATGTTACTGCAGGTGATGTTAACGACATGTTGTATCACTGAATCCCCCGCAATATGGCCCAGCGTGTCATTGATTTTTTTGAAAAGGTCAATGTCAAATAATATTACAGATAAGCCGGTTTTGTTTCGATGAACATCCTTTAATGCCTGATTAATGATGATATCAAACGCCCGTCGATTATAGATTCCGGTGAGCTTGTCCGTCGTTGCCATTTTTTCAAGCCGGCTCTGATAAGCAGACAAAGTCAGATTCGTTAACATGACGACTATGATTGTGATCACAATGCATATGGCCAGATTGATAAAAAGCGTGTGAAGAATTTGCCTGATTGACTCCTCTTCGCTCTGTTCCACAAATAAATACCAACCGAATTCAGGGATATACCGGGTGTTCAGATGAACCGTCGTCCCGTTGTTTTTATATTTGAAAGAAGTGTCCTGATTGAATAATATTTTCGTCCGCAGAGAACGGATACCGTCGATTTCGAAGATGTTTTTTATGTCTGTCGTAAAATTTTGTCCATGAAGGGGAATGTTTCCCTCTTTATCAATAAAGTATATGTTACGATGGTATCGTTGCTGGTAATTTTCAATCAGTAATTTTACGGCATGAACCGTAAGCCCTATTCCGGTTGCCCCGATATAGTTGCCTTTATAGTCATAGACCCGATGATTGATGAATATCGTCATGGCATCTTTATTGGCCATGTCAGGGTCAACATTTATCTCATAATCGGATGTCATTTTCTGAACACGAAAATACCATTTGTCACGCGCTTCATCGGGCTTTATTTTTTTTAAAATTCCATCCGAATGATAGTAAATTTTTGTCTGTTCGGAAACAAAAAAGGCTGTGAACGTATTGTATTTTATTTGAATTTCTTTAAGATAGTGAGTGATTTTATCCGCGCACTGTTCACCCTGCAGCACCCAGTCCCGAAGGAAGGTGTCCGTCGCCATGAGTGATGAAATAAAAATTGGACGAAGCAGATCATGCTGGATTTCAGAATAAATATTGTCACTGGTCAATGGCAGTTCATTTTGGATGATATGTGAACGCAATGAAGATCTGGAAACAAAGAAACTTGCCAGACTCGTAACCATGAAGCCTGCGATCAGCAGTAAACTGATAATGGTGATAAGCTGGTTTTTCCTTTGTGTCATGTAAACCTTTCAATCTTTTCCCGCTGTTATATTAGCCGAACCGGTTGCGTATGACGCCCTTCGTGCTGGAATCCTTACGCCTTCCTTGCGGATACGTGAGGCAGCATCTTGACAATAGACCTGAAGAGGAGTCTTCAGGAAGTCATACCAAAAATCACACGCTTATTAACAGATTTTTTTTATTATGAGTAGCTTGAATATTTTCGGCTCCTGAGTCAGGCCTGCTTCAGGCCAGTTTTATGGTCCCCGTATCGATTACGGCATTGCTCAAAATTGCGGCTACCAGAAACAGATACTCCGGCATCTTTGCCTGATCCCATTGGAGTTTTTTGCCCAGAAGCGTTTCACTGATCTCTGAGACGTTATATCCCAGGGATTCAAGGGAATACCGCATTTTGTCTTTCCGAATGCAGGGCTGCCCTTCTTTTCTGCTGCAGGTATTGCAGACGTCACAGTTGCCGGAAAACAGAACCTCGGCGGTTGAAAGATCTGCTTCGATTTCCAACAGGGCGGCGTTCAGCAGATGGCGCCTGCGGTGGTAATACGCCAATGCGTCGTTCCGGTTTTGAACGGGGTCCAAATGGACTTTTACCCCGATGATACAGGCATGCTGAAATTGATGGATATAGCCGGAGACATCAAACCCGTGAGGGGGACAGGACCAGAATTGCCCATATTTCGGACATGACTTACAGTAACCTGTCACCTCTTCGGGCCGGTGATAATCGGATAATTCGGAAAGCGGTACGGATCTGATCTTAAAATCTTCCAACCTTTTTGTGCTCCATAGTGGGGGCAGTTCTAAAATAATTTAACAGTACAGGAATTTCCATTTTTTGAGGTCAAAAAGAGATAGTTTTTCGTCCGCAGATTACGTATGAAAAAATTATCCACAGATTACACAGATTAAATAAAAGGGAAAAAAATTATCCGCGGATTACGCGGATTTTCGCAGATTAAAAGAAAAGCAAGACAGGTTGGTGTTTTAATTTAAAAATAATCTGTGAAATCAGATGTAATCTGTGGATAAAAATATTTTAATCCATTCGGATATGGCATACCTTAACCTTATTAAAAAATACAATATAATTTATTCGAAAATACCAAATACGACCGATAGAACTGATCGGTTGAGTCTCATATGATAAATAATGCTATTTTGCCAAAATAGTGACCAGCTTTTCATCCGGATTCCCGCTTGGTTGAATCATTAAACTGATCTGCATAATACAAAAAATGTTTCAATGGATTCAGTCAGATGGTGTTCATCCGCAGTCTGTTTTTTGTTTTTTTCGGGCTTGATCATAACTGCGGCCACAATGTCACGGGGTCCGTCCCGCCCGTTGCCGGCTTCTCCAGCACGATCCGGGGGATGCCGGGCCCATGAAGCTAAAGCGCAAAAACTCGGCAAGCCTCAAACAGTTTGCGCTTCTTAACGCTTCATGGCCCCGACATCTTTTCCCCGGATCGCGCCATGTCGTACGCCGGCAACGGGCGGGACTCCGAGGCTACGCACAGCAAAATATGGCCGCAGTTATGACCAAGCCCTTTTTTTCGTTTTCCCTGTTGAATGCGAAGCGCATTTCTCCGTGGCCAGGTTCAGATTTTAATCCTTAAAATACCCCATGTATTCCTGCGGTTAAAATCTTTGCCTTCCTTGCATTTGAATAAACTATCCAGTTTCCGGGTGAACACCGGTTAAAATTCGAAGCATTGTAGAAAGATGCAAAGAAAACTCTGACCTTAAACATTTTTGAGGGGAGGCGATGCGATAGAAAATACTTGCAAAGGATGGGCGGCAGCGAAAATTAACTGTAAAAAAATAAGGAGGACTGTAAAATGAACCAACAAAAGAAGTACTGTTTCTGGTTAATTTCAATCTGCTTTCTGTTCGTCGCAGGGGCTGCCAGTGCAGTTGTCTCTGCGCAGCAGGGGAAAGTTGTCTCCAGCTATGGACCGACGAATCAGGATGTTACTTTCGAGCAAATCAAAGCAGAACGTATGTCCGTGAAAGCCGAACGGGCTAAACAGCACGATAAATTACTGAATTCCCGCTATGACCTTTCAAAGAAGGTCGCCGCCAAGTCTGTTATGTCAGGGGGAAAACCCATCCCTGTGGGGCCGACCGCCAGACTTCAGGGCGTAACGTGGGAGCAGCTTGGTAAAATGACTCCCGAACAGATCAAAGGAAAAGGGCTTTTTCCGTACAAACCCCTCCCGTTTGCAGACCACGCAGAGGGGGGCATGCTCTTCCCGGAGATGATTACGAAATTACTGCCACGGTTGGTACGCTTTGACCTGGATTTCGACCTGCCCGAGCATATCCTTCCGGACCCGGCCCCTGGAATTTACCTGACCACCCGGCCTGACCTGGGTGATGTGGCAAAAGGCCGTCTTATTACTATCGACAATTACTACGAGATTTTCAACGGCATCCTGAACCCCAAGCAGCTTGAGGGCCTGCGTCTTCTCGTGACCCAGTTTCCGCAACAGCAATTTAACGCGACTGAAGACCGCCGGTCCGACAAGCCCAGCCTGGGCGTAACCTGTTTCGACTGTCATGCCAACGGTCACACCAACGGGGCCAACCATCTTGTCGGCGACATCCGTCCACAGGAATTCAGGCACCGTATCGAAACACCCTCCTTGCGGGGTGTGAACATCCAGAGGCTATTCGGCTCACAGCGTGCTTTGAAAACAGTGGAGGATTTTACGGAGTTTGAACAACGTGCCGCCTATTTTGATGGAGATATCTGTATGGCCGCCAAGAAGGGGGTGAACGTTCTTGAAAGGGGCTCCCAAGTACATTTCATGGCGGAATTTATGGCGCTCCTGGATTTTCCCCCGGCACCCAGGCTTAATATCTATGGCGAACTCGACCGTATCAAGGGCGGCCCGGATGAACTGCGCGGTGAGACGCTTTTTAACGGGAAGGCCCGGTGCGCTGCCTGCCATCCTGCCCCATACTACACCGACAACAGCATGCACGACCTCATGGCAGAGCGTTTTTACAACCAGGAGTTAGCAAATGGCAT includes:
- a CDS encoding RecQ family ATP-dependent DNA helicase, whose amino-acid sequence is MQITDGAGPFLRRCVLIDLEAGGGNAVWKIGAIFDGEIFERKGTFNTGDALLALDRFSAGADFVLGHNIIGHDLPVLESINPDLGILRKPVIDTLYLSPLAFPENPYHRLIKDYKLVRDSVNNPVADARLAGSVFRDQWISFRKAWETTPDLLAFYRFCFEHGSPGTGPGDGKGLATLFEHLGARELSVEPDAFAVWTSLTKGKVCPTRNEGIASYLSRREKRAVLAYCLAWLQVAGGNSVLPPWVRHRFEDITLILKQLRDVACNDDACPYCIQAHNPVCQLQRYYPYEDFRPLPDGRALQREIVAHGLSDLPHLGILPTGFGKSICFQLPALVRYYRRGVLTVVISPLQALMKDQVDNLRRLAQTDCVAAVYGMLTPPERGDILERIRLGDIGIVYMSPEQLRNRSVRKALSQREIGCWVFDECHCLSKWGHDFRPDYLYAARFIREFSEKQHVAVPPIACFTATARQDVSREILDHFREHLNQDLTLFQGGVERENLFFEVQPVGTHEKFSRVKSLIEERLGNPPTGSAIIYCAKRDHTEQLATFLANEGLEAEAFHGGLSVPDKRRIQEAFISGEVPVICCTNAFGMGIDKDNVRLVIHYEIPGSLENYVQEAGRAGRDTKDAECILLYDEQDIETQFSLGAVSALRQRDIAQILNGLRRSRYARDGEVVITAGELLRDDQVDTTFDSQDYSADTRVRVAVAWLERAGFVERNGNSTLVFQGKPRFSSLEEMNSSLDKLQLSEIRRTIWETILEQLMDADPEDGMSADQLAEAFGTVPSIPKEQMPDTRSILQILNQMAEIGLIRKGMMLSAYVRMKGGNNAKKVLNRVCEIDQAMLGVLQEAHPVETVGEWVDLNLRWLNQRLLDKGFSDANPEVLKRLLDSLSRDGRGFAGRRGSIRLQHINQSYYRVRFNRAWAAIAEIANRRRNLAYVILDALYGFMDEKRRASGEIFVEFSVNDLSDAIRRDMTLQVQPDKMLAAIDRGLLFLHDHKVIILQKGLAVFRQAMTIRIVPESTSRRYTKGDFEPVAHHNKQRVLQVHVMNEYARLGIEKIRQALALVLGYFTMDHKSFIRRFFKGRENLLEMATSEESYQRVVETLKNPVQEAVVAGRADRNTLILAGPGSGKTRVVIHRCAYLLRVERVPGKSILMLCFNHATALNLRKRLWELVGTDAAGVTILTYHGLAMRLTGRCFSTELESGKPENAGLGQRLDDILQEAIQLLSGHKEIPGLEPDEIRERLLSGYQHILVDEYQDIDERQYQLISALAGRSIKETEAKLCILAVGDDDQSIYGFRNANVAFIRKFREDYHADVHYLVENYRSTHHIIQAANSLISHNRGRMKTGHSICINRFRKHQPSGGTWEVRDPVSKGKVQILTVADCAAQAGAVVQEIRRLQGLYPEISLDDIAVLARNGMNHPELSSVRSALECQRLPFSYALDREVSFSVSRIREVHAAVQVFSVMKHMSMAASDLIDAASTHGGLHSNPWQETVCRLLEAWQQETGNAPVTVQCAIDFMMEAVAEQRREQRIGHGIYLSTAHGVKGLEFSHVFILDGAWRNPPDAESLEEERRLYYVSMTRAQNMLTVFRRRDWHNPHAGLIDPEHVVERIVDIASDPSPESFSRRYAVLGMKHLFLDYAGRKRPEDPVHEALRRLNTGDILLMQKNNEQVLLATAAGVAVARLSKVAAELWKDQLGLIEQVAVIGIVRRRVEDTQPEFRPMIRNPVWEIPLVEIRYRSKPV
- a CDS encoding catalase; amino-acid sequence: MSQKKERMTTAFGIPVGDDQNSLTAGERGPVLMQDVHLLEKLSHFDRERIPERVVHAKGAGAGGFFEVTADVSRYTRAKFLSQIGKRTEVIARFSTVGGERGSADSARDPRGFALKFYTEEGNYDLVGNNTPIFFIRDPLKFPDFIHTQKRHPASNLPDPDMFWDFLSLTPESIHQVTILFSDRGTPATFRHMNGYGSHTFKWYNDKGEYFWVKYHLKTDQGIMNLTREESSKIAGEDLNHATRDLYEAIGKKDYPSWTLEMQIMKPEDAKKYRFDIFDLTKVWPHADCPPIKVGKLVLDRNPVNYFAEVEQAAFSPANLVPGIGVSPDKMLQARLLSYHDTHVHRLGPNYHLLPVNSPKAAAENSYQRDGFMRVDANGADRPNYWPNSFGGPEPDKSVLEPAFEASGMAGHYPFTHPNSDFLQPGNLFRHALSNMDREHLVGNIVAHLGGARKRIQLRQCALFFKADPEYGLRVAEGLALKSNEVKQLAEISTEERNKATSQQVWGD